ACAATGAACCGCGACCGCAAGCCGGACCAGCCGAAGCTGACGATCCTGCCGTTCCTGATGCGCGCGCTGGTCAGGACCGTCGTCGAACAGCCGGGCGTCAACGCCACCTTCGACGATCATGCCGGCATCATCCACCGCCACGCCGCGGTCCATATCGGCATCGCCACCCAGACGCCGGCCGGCCTGACCGTGCCGGTCGTCCGCCATGCGGAAGCGCGGCGGATCTGGGATTGCGCGGCGGAGCTGAACCGGCTGGCCGAGGCGGCCCGCACCGGCACCGCGACGCGCGACGAACTGATCGGCTCGACGATCACCATCTCTTCGCTCGGCGCGCTCGGCGGCATCGCCTCGACGCCGGTCATCAATCATCCGGAGGTGGCGATCGTCGGCGTCAACAAGATCGCCACACGCCCGGTCTGGGACGGGGCACAATTCGTGCCGCGCAAGATCATGAACCTGTCGTCGAGCTTCGACCACCGCGTCATCGACGGCTGGGATGCGGCGACCTTCGTGCAGCGGCTGAAGACGCTGCTCGAAACGCCGGCGCTGATTTTCGTTGAAGGGTGAGGCCGTGAAGGAAATTTCCTGCAAGCTCCTGGTGCTCGGCGCCGGCCCCGGCGGCTATGTCTGCGCCATCCGGGCCGGACAACTCGGCGTCAACACCGTGATCGTCGAGAAGGCGAAGGCGGGCGGCACCTGCCTCAATGTCGGCTGCATCCCCTCGAAGGCGCTGATCCATGCGGCCGAGGAATTTCACAAGCTGCGCGCCGTCGCCTCCGGAAAAAGCCCGCTCGGCCTCTCGCTTGAGGCCCCGGCGATCGACCTCGAGCGAACGGTCGCCTGGAAGGACGGCATTGTCGGCCGCCTGAACAGCGGCGTGACAGGGCTTCTGAAGAAGGCCGGCGTCAAGGCCGTTATCGGTCAAGCGCGCTTCGTCGACGGAAAGACGGTGGATGTGGAAACCGAAATCGGCGTCCAGCGCATTCGCGCCGAAGCGATCGTCATCGCCACCGGTTCGGCTCCGGTCGAGCTTCCCGACCTGCCTTTCGGCGACAATGTCATCTCCTCGACCGAGGCGCTGGCTTTGAAGGAAGTGCCGCAGACGCTCGCCGTCATCGGCGGCGGCTATATCGGCCTCGAACTCGGCACCGCCTTCGCCAAGCTCGGCTCGAAGGTCACCGTGCTCGAAGCGATGGACCGCATCCTGCCGCAATATGACGCCGACCTGTCGAAGCCGGTGATGAAGCGGCTCGGCGAACTCGGCATCGACGTCTTCACCCGCACCGCAGCCAAGCGCCTGTCGGCGGATCGGCGCGGCTTGCTTGCCGAGGAAAACGGCCGCGCCTTCGAGGTGGCGGCGGAGAAGGTTCTGGTCACCGTCGGTCGTCGGCCCGTGGTCGAGGGCTGGGGGCTGGAGGAGATCGATCTCGACCGTTCGGGCAAGTTCATCCGCATCGACGACCAATGCCGCACCTCGATGCGCGGCATCTATGCGATCGGCGATGTCACCGGCGAACCGATGCTCGCCCATCGCGCCATGGCGCAGGGCGAGATGGTCGCGGAGATCGTCGCCGGCCAGAAGCGCAGCTGGGACAAGCGCTGCATCCCGGCCGTCTGCTTCACTGACCCGGAGATTGTCAGCGCCGGTCTCTCGCCGGAGGAGGCGCGCGCGGCCGGCATCGAGATCAAGATCGGCCAGTTCCCCTTCCAGGCGAACGGCCGTGCCATGACGACGCTT
This DNA window, taken from Sinorhizobium fredii NGR234, encodes the following:
- the lpdA gene encoding dihydrolipoyl dehydrogenase gives rise to the protein MKEISCKLLVLGAGPGGYVCAIRAGQLGVNTVIVEKAKAGGTCLNVGCIPSKALIHAAEEFHKLRAVASGKSPLGLSLEAPAIDLERTVAWKDGIVGRLNSGVTGLLKKAGVKAVIGQARFVDGKTVDVETEIGVQRIRAEAIVIATGSAPVELPDLPFGDNVISSTEALALKEVPQTLAVIGGGYIGLELGTAFAKLGSKVTVLEAMDRILPQYDADLSKPVMKRLGELGIDVFTRTAAKRLSADRRGLLAEENGRAFEVAAEKVLVTVGRRPVVEGWGLEEIDLDRSGKFIRIDDQCRTSMRGIYAIGDVTGEPMLAHRAMAQGEMVAEIVAGQKRSWDKRCIPAVCFTDPEIVSAGLSPEEARAAGIEIKIGQFPFQANGRAMTTLAEDGFVRIVARADNHLVLGIHAVGHAVSELSSAFALAIEMGARLEDIAGTIHAHPTQSEAFQEAALKGLGHALHI